The genomic DNA ACTTTACAAAAGACTTTATAAAAAAGCAATGAGCAGAGTGAAGATGCATGTCTCAGAATCACCTGACTGTCATCTCTTAGTAGACATCTCCTCTCCGGAATCAGTGAGTTTTTGCATCCAGCTGAGCCGTTTTTACCTCCACGATTTTCTGCATCGCTCCACTTAGAGCATCACCAAGAAGAGGCGACTTTAAGAGAAGAGGCAGAGAAAGAAAAGATTTTATTGCGTAAATTATTCAGAGAACGAAGCTGGCTGAGATTCCTATGTATTGTACAGACAAGAGTTTGTAATATTAATGGAGCTGAGAAGTTAGAGGTTATTTTTCCTCTTTCTGCCTCTTCCTGCTGAGATTTGACTCAtcctggttttttttttcctttagatGGAAAAAGGAGAGCAGCTTGTGTCCAAGCTGAAGTCCCGCTGTAGAGGTCAGACTGGAGACAAGATGAGGACGTACAACCAGAATAACTCACAGCCAGCAGTGTTTTGAAGTTAATTCTGGGTGCTGCTGTTCTCTCATCGTCTctgataggtaatttgattttatgccatattaccttaaaggacgacacacccgaaaagagagagagagagagtaaattgattatttgtaatgtccatgtgcgtggctcaacatgcgagaagctggactcaaccaaccagcccccactctgctccagcctcaaagccctcacctcaccagctctgcatacccgcggtctccatcaggagaccagaatgttaggtaatatttaatctccataaccctggaacctgtaataacacacatgacaacaaggaagacattttaccctgagtctccaaaacatggagagttaacgcagagaaacctcctccgaggcctccccacgtcactcccaatGTGCTCCtagttcgtcaggggctttattcacaaatggatgggggagaaggcgggccttctcaggttacagaggcacagttttcagttggaaacccacaatcaacatcctcgctcaacctttcatgaacaacaacagttggcaaaaacagagattcatgatgtgtttaTGACacaaactgggcatcttttaggcctcaaaaaggtacaattataaaaatacccaacagtctCTTCCTGTAGGGATCATGAGGAGTTGCTGTTTTTGACTCTCATATTCATATTTTTACTACATTAGTTTCTATAATTTAGCTCTGATTCATTTTTCTCACTCAGAGTTAAAGGTACAGTATGTAAGAATACAGTGAGAAATTTACAGCGATAAACTCCTAAAAGAGTCTGATGTTTCAGTGCCACAACAGATATGCTCCGTTTTGAAGTGAAGAGTTCGTATATGtttatcaaaatgtgtttttgagaAGAAAATTTCCATTTGGCCAACTGTGTTTTGTAGGAGCGTTTAGAACAAGTGTCTGACGTGTGGGTGAGAGCTTGTTATAGCGATAGAAAAAAACTGGTTGCCTTTTACATTTTGTCCTTTTAACTAAAACAAGGTTCATGCTGCTGCTGCCACAGAGACCAGTTTAGCGTCTTCCTCCTTCGTCCTTCAGGATTTGTTCTGCTTCAACCAACAAACCCGGGAGTCACAAAGGAGCTGCAGAATCTTTAATGTGACATAAAGTTTTGATGTCGTCGTCTTTTCGTGCTTCTCTGTAATCCCGCTTGACTCTGACCGATCGGagctcttgttctttcagtcagaaTATCGTTCAGAACAAGGAACATGAAGGCTGACGCGATGTTTCCTCCAGTTTAAGGAGGGGGGGTTCCACTGGGCTCACTTATGCGGGGTGAAATTCACTCACTCACTTTCAGGTCATGTTTAGAGTCTCAGGGAGCTAGATGAGAACCGGGGAACCCGCTGGACGCCCGTGCCGTCACAGAGACACGAAGAGACATTTTAGGGTCGACAGTCATTTTGGGTTTATTTATTATATAAATAAAGATTTATGTAAACTTTCATTAATAAGCTATAAGGTCTTGGCTGAATTCCTTTACTTAACCTCAACCATAATTATTTTTGTCTCAAAATGCCCGTGCTGTAAAGTTACTACATCTGGATGTGACTGGAGAGTgcgattactagtagtagtagtaatagtagtagtagtggtggtgtcctggaacccccaaggcattttacaacacaatcagttattcacccacacacatttacaccctggtggtgatgagctacattgtagccacagctgccctggggtcgtACACAGacgccctccgaccaccaccagcaggcacggtgggttaagtgacttgcccaaggacacaacgacagcgtcaGACTGAGCGAGACTGGGGCGCCCTTGCTTATTGATCACTCATACCACGTTACACACGAGTCGTGGTTTAGAGTCAGTCTAGTCATTAAATGAGTAAGAAAAGAAAAAGTCCAACTGAATTTATGTGTTTTCATGTAATTTAGGTGTTTTATAGAAAATCACCAGGAGTGCATGAAATTAAAACTAAAAGAGACACTTTCCTGCAACAATAAGCTCCACCCCCTTCTGGATTCTAATGCCACAACTTTTGcagattaaaataaaatttattttGGATTAAAAATCTTTAACTTTAGCGATTTGAGCGTCTCAGCTCCTGTGTTGTTTTGTCTTTTGAGCTTCCGATAATCTGGAATTTTCTTTGTGTTAGAGAAGTTAGGAAGAGAGCAGAATTCTGAATGCCAGGTTCTTCTGTGGAGGATCAGCCCTTCAGGTAAGATGTCCCTGCTGCTTTCCCTCCAAACCGCAACGTTTATCTTGTGTTTCGGCTGTGATGTCAGACTTCATGCATTGCGTCGTGTCTCTGCGTCATCAGCTGGTCTGGATCTGTTCAGACCCTGGTCCTGGTGCCACCAGAACCTCACATTCAGACAAAACAAAGAACAGAACCTGCTTCTTCTGCAGCTCTGTTTGATTTTAGAGGAGAATAAGATTTGAAAAGCTCCGTtaaggctgctgctgctgattattTCTGCCATCTTTAACTAGTTTTATAGTTTTCATTGATAAATGCATCAATGGTCAAAAGGTGATTTTGTCCTTTTGATTAAATAAACTAAAACAATCACACAAATTAAGCGATTCAGTCTGTCTTGTGTTATTCAACCAACGACCACAAATGTGCAGGATTTTAAAAAAGCCAGTTTTATAACAAAATGCATCGAATCAACCAGATAAATcacttttttaaactcagaatcaACAATAATCCTGATTCAGTGTTGGAGACAAGCAGAAAAATCTGGATCTCATGTTTCCTTTctgtgtttttgtgacgcactttATATGTCCTgaaagcatcacacacacacacacacacacacacacacacacacacacacaaatcaattATTACTGGACCTGCGCTCCCACCAGCCTTTCCTCCTGCAGCATCCGGACCAGATGCTTTTTTCTTTCTTAGGGCTGAAAAACACCAAATTGAGGATTTTGTTTTAATCACCTTTCTCTGTTGATGTTGCTGCAGCCATCATGGAGCATGTTTCCAACCTTTAATGAGGACAACCACGGGAATGGGAGAGAAAAGAGTTTATTATATCTGGAAAAGTTTCCTCCTCGCTGCCTCTCTGGAGCTCTAAGCGGGTCGTGAGACACAAAGTTTTCAGGTCTGTTATGTTAAAGACCGCAGGTGGATGAAGGTGAGCAGTTTAGTGGTTGGTTGCACCTCTTCCAGTCTCCTCCAGCAGAAACGCGACTCTCCCGCGCTCATCGGCGCCTCCCGCAAACCGGTGCGCACCGGAGAAGCCATGAGACGACCCAAAAACTAACGTGGCTGGTAAGAAAACCGGTTTGTTTGGACCTGCCGTGGTTCTGGGTCTACGCGGAGCTGCGGGTCAGCAGCGCGGCGCAGTTATTGTCTGATGCGTAAAAGCGCCAAATGTGCGTAAAACTGTTAATTCTCTCAGTTTAACGTTTGGATAAAGATTAGATTAATGTTAACTTTTTGTGGAATATGTATGAAGTATTTATCTGATTTTCTATTTAATACTAAAATCAATATTTCAAAGAAAAACCTGAAAAAGTGAATAAAAGAGTAAAAGTTGTTAAAATGCAGCAAATTTCACGACTGATTAAACATTTAAATACATCACTATAATAACACTTATTAAGACATGGtgtaaaaaatgttattttattcTCACATTTTTGGAATTTATCCAGAAATGATGGAATAGTTTCACACATTTACCTGCTGTTTAAAATAAAgtgtttttttaaagagcaagtcaccccctaccagattctaactccactcccacttcctgtttgaaaaatgcaacaaatgctgttgcctagcagaccgagagggcggagccgctaacaaatacacacacacacacacacacacacacacacacacacacacacacacacacacacacacacacacacgacagcattgtgacaccataATGTAcccgtttacatcatagcatacctcttagccaatagcggtggcagacttAAATtctaatacagtgcagagttttatcctgacaacggcacaacactgacagttttaggcagaaaattaaaattttaactaagatgcactgaagtgccaaactattgacgacacgtgtctgcagcaccattagacactcgtttatttagtttatcagaaaaaaaaagttgatttgggggtgacttgctctttaagtgtccGTCTGTTCACGTCCTTAATGAAATATGATCGTGTCACGTTCAGGAGGTTAGGATCCAAAATGCAGAacacccagaacgacacgaggcagaagcggatgtaaaataaaaaaaattcctttATTTAGGATGGGGAACAAAAATAAAATCCCAAAGAGCAGGAAGCCGAGTCAAATGTCCAAATCCCTTGACAAAACAAAAAGCTCACTTTCTGAGCAGATTACTAGAGACCAGGTGGGgaaacaaaacaacactgacacagacacatacaatggaccgacaacactgaaggacaagacaagagttttaaacacagagggaggtgatcaggggagCAGGTGGCAGGTGTgctagtgagagctggagggaaggcaggtgaataCAATAATCTAATAGAGggagaaagaaacaagcaggatgaCAGAAAACCTTAACCTATAACACAAGGAttgaactaaacctaaagactgagggccaaaCATAAACAACTCATAACTagacggatgaggaggactaaataaagattgattgtggggaatgattagaaggacacctgagggaagtctacagagggctggggataatcATGGGGcacaagaggaaaacctggagtgggaactggaggggctggggaacaaagggacacagaacatgacagacagATCGTTTTGAAAGATTTGCATTGAAAGCATTAAACTTTGATTGTGCCATGAATGACAAACTATCCACCATTGGATTAAAAGACTTTATTAATGACTTTACATGAACATTAATCTCTGAAGTCAGCTGATCTATAATTTCATCTTTTCTGCTGAACTTGATAGTTCAAAGGAAAAGTTTTAGTTCCACTCTGAAGATTTCTTTAAGGACAAATAAAAGCAGCCAAATTTCAGCCCCGTTATGTAACGTCCACCACGACAGAGGGAACAAACAAAACTAACAGGTGAAAAACGTGATGAATTATTCATCATCATGTTTTACTTCACctcccaaaatgtgttcactgtcACGTCTGTTACTTTTAGAACACCTTTAAAACTAATTAAATAAAGAATCACGTTACATTTATTAAATATTCAGCAGAGAAATGTCAGGTTTATGGTTATTTAATGGGActgcacagtggagcagtggCTGGTGTTGttgctgggttcaaatcccaatctggggtctttctgcgtggagtctgcatgttctccctgtgcactctgggttctccagcttcctcaattcaattcaagtttatttataaagcgccaaatcacgacaagagtcgtctcaaggcacttcacataataaacattccaattcaggtcagttcattaagccaatcagaaataatgtgtcctatataagaaacccagcaaattgcatcaagtcactgactagtgtcagtgactatacagcaatcctcatactaagcaagcatgcagcgacagtggagaggaaaactcccttttaacaggaagaaacctccagaggatcctggctcagtataagcagccatcctccacgactcactggggatggagaagacagagcagttcATGACTTTCAGtttgattggtctctctaaatttgttattaggtgtgtgtgtgtgtgtgtgtgtgtgtgtgtgtgtgtgtgtgtgtgtgtgtgtgtgtgtgtgtgtgtgtgtgtgtgtgtgtgtgtgtgtgtgcctttgtgTTTCCCTGATGGACTGGTAacctgcccagggtgtaccccgcatgCTTGCCCGGAGCCTgccggagatgggcaccagcccctcgcaaagacaatggatggatggttacttCATATTCATGATACTGACTTTGCATCTTTATGTTTACATTTGGTTAGAGTccagatggtggatggatggatggatggatgtgggtGGAGACAAGCACGGTTGCTAAGGAGTTCTGGATCTCTCTTGTTGTTATTGCTAAATACAAATCCTCTCTACTGTTCGGGTTCCTCTTGCTGCTCCTTCATTACCAGACATTTCTAAGTAAAATGACCCTGAATGAAGATGCAATGACTCTTTGTTATTGTTATGAGCCTAAAAACAGAAAAATCAAACATAAACGGTAGAGGGTCTGACAGCAGAGGGCGGTGTTGAAATGGGACTCTCAGAAGAATATTTGATGTTCTTTTTTCTGTTGTTCTTTTAGCTTCAGTTCATTCCGCTTCAGGAAAAGATTGATTACATCTTATTCAGCTAATTAggaccgagcagcgaaagcgctgcgaaggcctgttgtatctgctctgtttatttttcttctgccAAGTtaattggctttttggaggccttaacataccagaaaactcaggaatctttgcacacatgtcaggcgaggtgtaaaattttgtattttaaaggtcccaaaaaaatcgcaataaaactagctccacagcgccccctagaatgtgaaaaaatacccccccccccccctccataaagcttagtttatcatacagttatgaaattttgtacacttgtagtacttaacagtccgcacagaaaagcctcctgCAACCATCGTctacatcaaacaggaagtcggccattttggtttgaagtggtgattttgaccccattttggccGTTTCCagggtccgcttctgattgatttactcgatcaATTTTTGCACAATCGTCTCGAAAGTTGTGGGAaagtgctcagaagggatgggcgatcaaataaaaaaaataaaacagactttttgtatatgctgagggggcgtggccagACCTCGAATTTTGACTACtcgcaaaaaatatataaatggctataacttcataaccaaATAGAGTAGAGTTACAAAAACTTCTGTGGTCATTCCACATCCAGCCACAAactaaaatgaatggtcggatgatgacatcacacaagccctgccccctcaggaccaaaaaggtcaagttttactgtgataggtcccaaatcgccccattgaacttaatcaccacaaatttgtagctggtaactcaagacaagtgatcttgtaacatcctttaactctgcagtcagagacgctagggtttcctatttctccaacctggtgtcccagagcaaagggaaccccaaggtgctgtttaacaccatcagcagcatcgtctctcctgcctctcctacagcctccatccactctgttgcagactgtgggaactttctgtctttctttgtggacaaagtcaataaggttagatctagcatctctccttcagtcttatcgctgcctctcccgactccaaccaggcccatcatcctagatagctttgctcctgtttctttgcctgagttaaccaaactagttaactctatgaagacctttgcatgccccctccacatcttaccctcatctttgtttaaaagtgcttttcagtccatcggtcccagcgtgctctctataattaatgcttctctggtctctggtcaggtccctgcttactttaagaacgctgtaatccacccgcttcttagaaaaccgagtcttgacccctctctccatagcagcttcagacccatctctaaacttccgttcatctccaagatcttggaaaaggttgtggctaaacaactcacagctgctcttgatgaacataacatctatgatagcttccagtcaggttttcgtagagctcattctactgaaacagctcttcttagggtctctaatgaccttctgactcacagtgatgcaggggactgttctgttctggtcctgctggacctgactgcagcctttggcactgttgaccatcacctgctactggagaggctgagagactggataggcctatcaggaactgctctggagtggttctcctcttatctctctgagcgctccttttctgtggccgtctccaagtttaggtcctccaccacctctcttacccatggtgtcccacaaggttctgtgctggggcctctgctcttcctcctctatctgcttcctcttcagaacATCCTGagatccttcaaaggaatctcctaccatctttatgctgatgacatccaactgtacatctcctttaagccccatgagatgtctaagctgcagctgttacacacctgcttagactctatcaaaacctggatggtgggagctttcttcagctgaatgaagataagactgagatcctcatctgtgccccagacaagctggttcccaaagtcagagactcttggtcagcttgcttctcacaccaaaccttctgtcaggaatcttggcgtgacctttgacccagctctcaccctggattctcatgtcagttctcttgttggctcttccttcttccatctcaggaacattgctaagctgagtcccattctgtcccgctctgaacttgagacagttctccacaccttcatctccccacgcttagactactgtaactctcttttcacgtgtctgagcagaacctccctgaaccgtctacaggtggttcagaacgcctgtgctcggcttctgaccaagtcctccaaacacacccacatcaccccgcttctcctccagcttcactggctgccggaAGCAGGTGGAGACTTCCCACTGGTGAAACTACACAAACCACAAAAGTGTAATTTCTGGTCAGGAGAAGGCGGGTCAGGTTTCAGCATCAAGAATCACCAACACCAATTTGAAAACAATAGCCTAAAGCACAGGTGTCAAACGCCGGTCCTCGAGGtctggagtttgacacccctggcctaaagtgttaaagggatactatgcaacgttttcatattttaaaatcattttcacaGCTGATTTGATTAACTTagagatgaaccgctcctgtagacactaatgaaggccgaGGAGACATCTCAGTTGtcagattaagatgttaaaaagttTCACCTTTGGTTTCGCTAACGCTagtgggtgctaaaagcaagccaaaacggctCAGCATTCCTATAAAATCCCTTTACTGTTGCTTTAATAAAGATCCTCATAATTAGGTTTGTGTATCTCATTAGACTGAGTGAGTTTATCACCTGCCAGATCGTCCAGATTGTGCAGGAAGCCAGAAAACACGCAGCTGAGTTCATTTCTGTCATGCAACACGACTCAAACCCAAAACTTTCACAGAAACATGAATGTTTTATGCTTTGTTGCTGCTCATATCTGCCTTTGGCGAATATTTCGGCAGGCTGTGCGAACTAACGAGGACTTGCAGCTAACTCCAGCTGATAAAACAGAACAAAGTCGTTTCAGCTCTCTTGGGAGGTCATACGTGATTGAATGATCACATGAAATGTGAACAGGAAGGCATGAGGGACATCAGCGCCTCTATTGGTGAGATTGTTCTACGATGGAACCGTCTGAGTCGGGACTCGACCCGTACATCTAAAAAGCACCAGAGGGTGAAAATCTGCAGACAGAAATTTAACCGTAGTCTTATGTATTCATGGTTGGAGATAAATGGATGATTGGACTTGAAAGAATCTGACTTACCATCACCTAATCTCTAGTTTAAACATTCGTGATACATTATAATCCGTGTTTCTCTTGTTTGACCTTCCTTCTTCCTCGTACTTCCATCATCTTCCTCCCATCTGTTCATTCCTCTCCTGAATGACACCTCCCTCGTCTCACCTGCCCGTTCCCCTCTCTCGCTCCTGCACCTCCTCTCCTTCCCGTGTTTCCTCCTCCCCCCGCTGCTCCCTGCAGGTGGTTGATGGAGAGGTTTTCGAATGTCAGCCGGGACCGTGGTTATCGCAGGAGGCATTCTGGCTGCAGTCATCTTACTGACCATCGTCGCTGTGTTGTGTTTATGTAGGTTGCAGGTACGACTGTTACTCGCGTGAGTCAAATACCTACGATTAAAAATGTTGCTCAAGTCAGAAGTGCCTTTTGTTTTCTGGCTGCAGTATTACTGCTGTAGACAGGAGGAGTCTGAGAAGGGGgaagaggaggaaccagagcttgaCACCATGTCTCCCTCTCGCCCCTTGGCTCTGTGTGCTCCTCCAACTCCTCCAACGCCGGAGCAGTACAGCGACGAGCCCGAGACCTACCCACCCACCTTCCTGACGGAGGCCAACGGGCCTGCCAGTTACTCCCCGCCTCTCCCACCGCGCAGGTGCCAGCGGGCACACGCCTTCTGCCCCTCCTGCGCCCGCTGCTCGATGCCCTTCTACCTGCAGCATCCAGAGAGACTGTGCAATGGGGGCCGCAGGATCAGCTACAGGACTGTGCAGCAGCAGGACCTGGAACTGCCCGAGGATCTGGCCAGTTTCTACCAGAAGCTGCTCCGCTCCTACACCATGAAGGAGGTGGTGACCCAAAGCTACAGCACCGACGTCTAGTTGCTGCACACATCTGGATCTGATGTAGCTGTGGCTGCGGCGTCGACCCTTCTGGCCGGTGTGGGAGGCCTGGACATGAAACAGGTCCTTGTTTGACCCAAAATGATCATTTTGCTTCCAGCCTACCTgaattagagttaattagttagcTGAGTTTATGACGTCTGTGAATTAAGCTATAAACAAAAATAATTCATCACTAGTGCACAGATGCCGTTTGTTTGAAATGTGTAAACAACGGCGCCCCCAAGAAATTACTGCCCCCAGGGAagaccagtgttaataaatcatattgttTAGTCCAACAATAAATTCATTTAATTTATACAAGACACAAATGTAAAACCCAATAAAAATATACAAATAATGAATAAATAGATCAtaagtaaaataataaatcaTAAAAACGATGttagtttctgctgctcaccattttaaagaGGCACCAGTCCATAGTTCTTGTGAAGACGGCAGCAGGCGAATTAACTCAAAATGAAATTCTAAGACAAATTTTGAAATAAAATTTTTAATTGCTTAAATGTATTTTCTGAAATATTTGTTTCTCAAATTTGAGTTAAGTTCTCTGGATaccttttattaaaacaaataaaggagcaatgcaatgcatcgccacaggctaaactctccccgaGTTACCACAA from Nothobranchius furzeri strain GRZ-AD chromosome 10, NfurGRZ-RIMD1, whole genome shotgun sequence includes the following:
- the LOC107386195 gene encoding protein FAM163B, translating into MSAGTVVIAGGILAAVILLTIVAVLCLCRLQYYCCRQEESEKGEEEEPELDTMSPSRPLALCAPPTPPTPEQYSDEPETYPPTFLTEANGPASYSPPLPPRRCQRAHAFCPSCARCSMPFYLQHPERLCNGGRRISYRTVQQQDLELPEDLASFYQKLLRSYTMKEVVTQSYSTDV